In Lycium ferocissimum isolate CSIRO_LF1 chromosome 3, AGI_CSIRO_Lferr_CH_V1, whole genome shotgun sequence, the genomic window CCCCGTGGTAGTTACTGTGCGTGCTGATGGATAACCATTCACTTGTGAAAAATAATGGTActtgcaaaaataaaatatcttaAGTTATGCGAAAAGGAGTATCATTGTTTATTATTTCTTCTCCAAAAGGTCTATATGACTAAGACGTAAGAAGCATTGGATATGTCTCCATTTGAAACCATTCAGCAAATCTCATTAGCACAGAAagtatctttattttctttccttgaAAAAAATCCATATGTGCAGTTGGTTATTTAAAAAGCAAAAGGTTTGCAATGTCTCATTCTCTTGCAATCTGCTGCTCTCAAACAAAGACCCTTTCAAACgcagacatacataaacatattatattttcatatttacatGCTGCAATATCCCCTTGACCACAGCGAAGGTTTTCTTGGTTTAGTTATGCTCCGGTGGCTGCTTGCGTCTTTTCGTTGTTTATTACTTAGAAGAGCATTCATCGTTGGTGTTAGCAGGCTGATTTCTCTTTGTGTTAGCAGGctgatttctctttctttttcctcttaacAATGCAGAACTTGTATATGAGTTTGACAAGTAGAAGAGGTTCAACAGTGGATCCTCCGACTATTGTTCAGTGTAAAGTCCTTTTGGCAGTTGGGATAAATCCCTCCAGTTCAAGGTTGAAGCAATTGGCTCATACCATTGGTTCTAATTCCGGAAACCTTGGCCTCAATAACACTGTATTTGGAAGGGTCAAACAAGTTAGCCTGTCCTCTTTTTTACCACATTCTCAAGGTAGTAATAGTGGTAGCCCCTCGCCTTCTCCAGCTCCTCTATCTCACCATCACCACCATCACCACCGTCACCACCATCGAGATTTAAATCTTGCTCCTGCAATATCACCTGCTCCGAAGGTTGAGAAAGGTGGATCTATTAGCAGGCAAGTTTCACCTGTATCAGCACCAGTACTTGCACCTGCCCCTGCCCCTGCACCTGTACAGCACAAGAGACGTGGGGCCCAACCTCCATGTCATTTTGGGAGATTTCCAAGGAAGGTGAATAGTCACCACCCCCATATGGTTCCTGCTCGAGCACCAGTCCCCGCACCTCAGATTACTCCGTCGCCCCATCAGCAAGTACATGCTCCACCTCCTACTCCGCATGAAATCACTGCATCAAGTCCATTGCCCAATGTAGTATATGCTCATGTTCAACCTCCACCAAAGAGTAATTCTGTTGCAGAGCCTCCTGATAGATCTACTTCAGTTTCACCCCCATCTTCATGTGAGTATTCTTTTGAGAACCTTGTCTGCTTTAAACAGGGGGTCTGATAAACTTGCATGTTAGTTCATCTCTTCAACTCCTTTTCCCACCTTTCGTCTGGTCCCGGAAAGAGGAGAGgagtgtgttcggtatgaaggaaaatgtttttcttgaataatattttccaggaaaataagtgtatttttttacttattttcttgtgttcggtacgtaagcaaaaaatattatcctaaaagCATTTGTGTATAATCTAGACACATACTATGGGAGGTGAGAATGGGGTAGGGGTGTGGGGTGATGGGGATGGGGGCTAAGGTGGTGGAGGTAAAGAATGAGGTGTGTTGGAAGGTGGGGAGCAGACAATCAATCAATGTGAAATGCcacttgtggaacttgtttttcctactttcACTAGGAAAGtctttttcctcattttaaggaacttgttttcctagagaaaatattttcaaaaagttttggccaaccgaacatggaaaattggaataatgttacctatttcaaaaaaaaaaaaacatggaaaattggaaaatattttgaggaaaatgttttcccccATGCCGAACACACCAAGTGAAATTTATTCTTCTCTAATTATAGATTTGCTCGTTCAGTTTGATATTTGAAGATATTAGCTTAAATCAGCTGGTGCTTCTTTCCACAAGCAGTGTCATGCTTGTGCATTATTACTCACTGTAtttgtaataatatttttcttgatgCTAAATTGAcgaaatgatatatatatttgcagCTTCTGAAGGGATTCATTGTTCAAAATTCTGGTCTCTCCTGCTGTTTCTACTTGTACTACTTCCATAGCAGCCGGATGAGGGGCAATTATTTTTTCACAACAAAATTTATCTCCAGTATTCTCAAAACAAGTTCCACGTCATTCCATCTGGGCAAAGAAACAAACTTGAGGAGTTTGCAGAGAGAGAGAAAGCAATGCCAAGAGGGCATCTCTCGCGTTTGCATGAATGTGTGCTTTTGTTGTCTTCTTGTAAATATTCTATAAAGATTCAGTTGGAGATGCATTTTTAGGTCAAAGTCACAGAGGTGACGGGCCTGTGATGACGTGCATTGCCACTGTTATGTATCATCTCTCTTGCATAAACATGAGGGGAAAACACAACCAAGAAATGTATAATAAGCCTTTTTGTTCCTAAGATCTTCCAAGCCTATCATTTGTGATCTTTAGTACTGAATGACAGTATATTCTATGTCATTTGCTGACTctacttctatttacttgtgaaAATATGGTCTTTTCAGGTATCATTATCTGATGGTTCACCACAATTAGGATTTTATTTTGGAATTCTTGTGCTCGTTtaacaatttttaaattttaaatgacTTCATCAAATCGATGGCTCATTTTGATGGTGTTTGAGTTAGCTTGTGCAACTTCGACTATTCTGCTGAGTACTTGCTTGACTCTTTCTTACTTGTACAAGTATCGGATATTTCCACCAAGACTAATGTGGGGAAATTCTGATCTTCAAATGATACTTAAAGTTAGACAAAACTGCATGTATCCCCATTCAGTTTTGCACTTGTGTATTAGATGTATACACAGTTGAATCCGCATAACATAGCTCACAAAACTTGCTTGTATGTGgaataaaatttatttgaaaccgtcgttcaatacatacaatttacaattcatacaacataaTATCAAATTGTGTCAGAGAACATAGAATTCTCTAGTCTTTGTATTTTAAATGATGAAAAGCAAAACAATAATTACGCCTCACTCCCAAACTATTCGGGGTTGGCATTTTAAACAATGAAAAAGCAAAGAGAGAGATCAACTTCTGCAGagaagtagaaaaaaaaaaacaaaaaaaacagaAGACTAATAAAGGTGTGGAAAGGATGGCAAATTTGCCCATCTCTTTGCCATTTATGCTAACTATCTACATTCTACCTTGAGTGCTTTGGCTGGTATTTTACACTTGTTGTAAATACAGGTGGAACTCTTCTCATAAACCAAATATTCTCTTCAAAATTCACAAGAAGATCCCAATCTTTGCTTTGACAAACACATGCAGTTTTTGCCTTCAAAAGCCTCAGACAAAAGCTTCTCGAAAACCTCTAAGAATAAGCTCCATTGTTCACTACTCATTTCACCAAAAGAAATCCCTTCACCGTCATTCTTGTAATTTTTTGTACCAAAGCTCatgctcctcaataggacaccAGCTTTCTGACTATCATCATCGTTGATATCGTCCTCCTTAGCACCATCATCATTGCGAGAATTGTTGTTTAGGAAATCACATTCTTCTTCACAATGAAACGCTAATGGATCGACTAGTCTACTCATAGACCTAACAGACGAAAATCTTGGAATTTTCGGTGGCTTAGCTGTTATAGCAGAGCTGCCTTGTATGATTTCATCAGCTTCCTCAACTTCTTGATTTGAGTCATCTCCATCTTCATAATCAAACTGAAAAACTTCAACattgttttctttctcttcaccgatACTTTGATTGTCCTCTTTTATTTTGCTCTCCATCTTAACCTTGGCACTGAAACACATCTTTTCTAATGCGCTCCATTCTTCCTGTCCACCATAACATTTTCGAGTCATCATTTCTCCGATTTGAGCTAAGCAAAGCCCTGAAGTAGCAGCTTGCTTCAAAAGAATAGTGCACACCACGAGAACCCGAATGGATGATTCCCTAATAGGAGGAAATTGACTTCGTAGTAAATCCGCATCCTTAAACGGATCAAGACCACATATATACTCCATTTCAGAGTCCGAAAATGGAATGGAGGCTTGAGGCCAATGCAGCCATTCGAAATACGGATCATCAAGTGATTCTGGCAAGCAAAGTCCATGATCTATAGGTACAAGTTCAGCAGAATCAACAGCATAGCTTTCTTTCCCGTGCTTCACCAGGATATTTCCAGCATGCCTGTCAAGATTGAGAAGACGTATATCCAATATCCCAATACGATGAATTGAAGCCACTGAAAATCCTGAAGCGCCTAAGTCTCCTGCATCATAATCATGCTCCATAAACCGTTGAAGCGAGGCAATTTTATAAGTTGAAGTAGAAAGCGATTGTGAATCGTTTATATTGaaggtaaaatgagaaattttgaCTAATGTTGTTGGAGGAACACCAGCAAATCCATCATGATCAAGAAGATAGGCAGCTGATTCGCGAACACCAGTTTCACCTATCTTAATGGAACGTTTCATGCCCGGTTGGCCTAACATCCGACCTGCAAATCCTTTCGGATTATTCAAAGCTAGAGGTTCCTCATCGGCAGGTTTTGCCACTGCTATTGCATTACCATTAGTCGCACGAAAAAGGTAGGCCCCACCTAGGCCACTTGATAGTAACTCAGGTTTGATTCCGGAAGCCATAGCTATAGCAACCTCAACAACTAACGCGTGCACTTTAGGAGCTCGATGGCCACCAATGATTTCAATTCTCGGATTATTGTCAATATCTTCTTCTGATCTCGATAAGCACGGTGTGGAATAGCTTTTGTGGATGTTGGGGAATTCAAAGGGAACATGATGTAAGGGATGTGTAAGGTTTGTTTGGCTTGATTCAAGAATGTTGTTGTAGTCAAGCTGAGAAAATGATGGAATTTTACACCTTGGAGGTCGAACAAATTGCTTGAACCCGTGATTTTGAGGATTGATAGCAACAGCCATCTTGTTGAATCTCATTCAagtaaaaacaacaacaataaaagtGCATGCTAAAGGGAGCTTCTTTAATCAGTGAATCCCTAGAGAATTAGTCTTCCTTGGGTAGAACATCCTTCACATTGTCTGGAAAATGAACAGGCAAGTCTAATTTACCAACAAAATCGCTATGAAATTCATTGTATTAAGCAAATGCACAAACAATTACAaataggcataatacataaatacccCCTAATTTCAGATTCCCCTTAAACTATACTTGATCCGAATTACCCCTGTACTTGGTTTTTCTATAATCATTACCCCTCAAACAATAACTGGTCTTAATTTAGCCCTATacttgactttttttttcttttcataatcgttacccttcaaaagaaaaatggaaaaagaaggaaaaattagtAGTTATACTTAATGGAGGAATAGAGAAGACATATTGAAGGAGATAAGGAAATAGCTGTTGAAAACAACTGTTGAATGCCACATCATATTATTTACCCTCTCACATGCCAAACATCATTTGAAAAatcacttggattatagaaacACCAAGTACAAAGGGGTAATTAGGACCAATTATTGTTTGAAGGGGTAACGATTTTAAACATGCCAAGTAACATAAGGGTAATAAGGACCAATTATTGTTTGAGGGAGATTTGAATAAAACGCGTCAAGTTTAGGGGGTCTTTAGGGATTCTGCCATTACTATATAAGCCCCAAATGCAAGATTTTGAGGTTGTTCGTTCATCTCAGGAAAAACTTTTCTTTCTGAAATTGGCCAAGAAGTAATCTCACAATACTTGAcactatattttctttttgacaTTGAGTTCTTGAAAGCAAATCATGAAAAGCAAATAAAGGCTTACATCCAATTCGCGTAAAGGAGGCTGCAAAAGTCAAATAACCACATTGCTATCTCTGAACCCTGTTAAATTCCCCAAGAGTTATATATTGGGATATACAGACATTTGTATACAGAAAAATAATTAGGCAATATGgttgaaaaaatgaaatttacaGAATTTGACATACCATCGTGTTGGTTCCCTCGCTCCTCCGCTTAATAGTCGCCACAAATGACTACAAAAGAACAATTAGAAGAATGTTACATTAATTCTGTTccaaaaatacttaaaattcttccattttcttcattctATTTACTCTTTCTATCACAACAAGAATCACACATTTGAAGCACGAGGGTCAAAATATCTAGTTTCTTATGCGAATTCAGCATTAACtgtatttccaaatttttgaataaaatttcAGATATTTAGAAACTACGTAAAATGTGCAAAATCATATTCAACGAAAAGGTGGCATCTTTTTCCCCTCTTATATATCAATCATCCACCACTACAAAAACTCCCATCTATTCCACCCTTCTACATAGGGCTGCATCTACAGATCATGTGTTTGTGTTAAGAAATTTACGTAATATGCATAAATATTTTATCCTAAAATCCTGGAGCGCCCTCTGCCTCTCCATGAATATGCATGTGAAAGATAGTGATAAACATGTTTATATGACAATGATACAACAAGAATTCTCAATCTTtgcataaaaatcaagaaaatttataatcTAAACATATTGCTAAgagattcttttaaaaaaacttgaaaTTTCCTTGAACAATGAAATATTACGTACCCTGAATACTGGTGAAGGCATTCAGGGAGACGAACAACAACGGCTGAGCGTGAGAGAGACAGAGAGAAACAAAAATTCCTTTCACTGGGAAGTTATTGAGAGACAAAGGCCCCCCTTCTTCTctgtctgtttttttttttttttttttttttttgtttgaattttttcAATGCATGTCCCCAGTCTCTGGGGAGTTTTCTCTCTTTTACCAATTCTCTCTCTTGAGAAAAACAGGTAAAACAGTTAGAATGACTTCCTCTTGTTCCCGTCTTTCTCGCTAACCATTTTCGATAAATTATGTGTAGGAAAAAATTTATCGCAAACTCGGTGTGTGGaccaaatcatattaatttattaTAGTTAGAGTGATAAATTAAAGTAAGAATAAGTAGTATCGACCAAATCACATTATGCATAAACAGtaataacaacattcaataaAGGAACAGCTTGTTTAAACTTTGTAATTCATTGCTCAATGATAAGTTTACAAATATTAGAAAAGGAGTAACAAACTCAAAGTTATTGCAGTCAAATGAGAAAAATCATCACTATTAGATTTTAATCGATCCGTTCGAATTGGATGTCATAAGTGAAAGACTCTTTACAAGTGCCTGAATAAGTCATGGCATCATATTGAGACAGTGATAATAAGATTTTACTTTATAAATAAACCTTCAGCGTATAACGTAGACGAAATTTCACATAAGCAATTTTCTTAAACAGGAATCCTCTTTATCTCTTTCCCACCTTACGAAGTGCATAGTGTTATCTTTTAATGTAGGGGAATAATATAAAGTTCATTCCAAATACGATTTTGTTCAATTGTTTTCCTTAAAATGATTAGTAAAGTACTATGTTCAAAGGAGATCTAAATAGTGTGGGACTGTGGAGGGTATCCATTCGTTACCGTTTATAAAATGTCTGACTGTGAAATTTGATGCTATCTTGGGATCGCTAGTGATTAATGCCCACTTTACACGTTCATTTGTATTTGCACCGGGTCCTCTATTTTCGTATTCCATATAAAATGGGTGAACTAGGGGCAATCCTTCAAATTCTATCCATCCTCTTGGATTTATCAACACATCTATGTAACTCTGCATAACCACAGTACGTGAAAACTTATCCCATGGCCGACCTAAATATATCGTTACATTATCCGCGTCCGGAGTTGCTAATTTTAACGTGCAATTTTGCAACACGAATCCTGTTGTTCTATTCTCGGCATTTCTCTGTTGCGCCGTGATGATATTGTATTGGCTAGGCAGTGGCAAACGCGCTTCGATTAAGCAATTTTGGAACACTGCAGCTGCATCACCACAAATAAAGTCAATAGTGCCCAAGATTTTACATTCCCTATAGAACTGCTTGCCAACGTGTGAGTATAGGGTGTCTTGAAAGCCGTCAAATTGGCACCTATAGAAGGTGCAGTGATCAGCAGTTGCCCTTAAAGCTGCTGCCATTTGATTATTAGCTCCAGCTGTGTTCCGAAAAGTGATATCTTGCGCCATGAAGCCTTTGCCATTCACCCCTTAAAACAGAAAAAACAAGCAGTCATCGAATCAATGATGCAAGTTCTATTTGTATGCAACGTAATACTTAACAAATAATAACATATTTTTATGGTTAAAATGAGTGATTTGATCAGGAAGTGGAGTAAATTAAGAACAATTGACTTACCCATGGTAGCAGTGTCGTACAACCCAATGCCACCTCCATAGCTCTTATTTCCCGATATTATGGTTTTGTCCATTCCTTCTCCGATAAGAACGATGTTCATTTGCCATTCTTCGATTTGGACATATTCGTTGTAGGTTCCttcttttatttgaatataGTATTTTTCAATGCTGTTATTCGGAGCCGCCAAGACTGCAGCCATTATTGTGTTATAGTTGCCAGAGCCATCTTGTGCTACTACTGCATTAGGAGGTTGTGTAATTTGTGCACTAGGAGGCTGTGCAATTTGTGCACTAGGAGGTTGTGTAATTTGTTGGCATCCTCCACAACATAATATAGCTAGCAAAATGACAATAGCAAGTAGTTTTGTGTTGTACACAGGACGAGAGTTGAAACTTTGGGAGGCAAATTCATCCAGGATAAAGATAACATTTTCTAACAAGATACTCACACGAAACATTTCTCTTTTCACTAATGAGTACATTTGAAAGCCAATTAGGCTTATATATATGCTTTTACTccctttatttttggaaaataatttaaatgctTATAATAAACCTTCATTGTACATAATGTTAGACGACATTTCATATAAgcaatttggggggggggggggggaatcaACAAATTATTCCAAATATAGTTCTCTTTCAATTGCTTTCCTTTAAATGGCTAGTAAAATCAGATGAACCTATTacggaaaaataataattcaccACCGAAGATGAGCTGGAATTTGTTATATGGACAATTTTGGGCTTTGTTGAGCATAGTGAAGTATCTATAGTAAAAGAATTACTATTAGTTTTGTCGTGGTACTTTGGAATTTGGTGGCGAATTCAATTTCATCGAGTTCATATTGAACAATAGTTGTACCATTCGTGCAAATTTCTACTTATTCTTAAAGATTTGAATAAATAATTGATAATCAACTTAACCTTTAATCTTTCTTAGCATGTATTCTCATCAGTGTCACAACTGTTTTGATAGACTATCGGATTGAGTACGTGAGGAAATTGCATCTCTTTGAGGAATATTTGGGAGCTATGTCCACAGGAGGTATACTCTTGTTCACCAATAAAGGTTTGTGGTGATTATTCTTAATCAGAAGTCTCGGATTAATTAAACTCAAAATGTGGGACTTTCGAGCGCAATTATGAATTTAGTCAAATGCAAGTAATCGGACGctggatgattttttttttttaaaaaaaaaagaaaaaaaaaatccagttGTTTTTTTCCTAGATGGAGCCTGCATCTCCTTGACGAATATTTGGGAGCTATGTCCATAGGATAGGAGGTATACTGTTGTTCACTATAAGGATTTAGGGTGGTTATCATAAGATCTCTCAAATTTAAGCATCGGATATGGAGTTATGTTAGGGAGTGCCTTACCCCCGAAATGTGGGACTTTCGAGCGCACTTCTAGATTTAGTCGAATGCAAGTAACCGGACACCGGtggaaaatgaaatatataaaaaaagttccaattgttttttttctctaaatGGAGCCTGGATACTTCTTTTTTTAGTCCAACCAAGCCACCAATATATTATTCTAATGGATAATAGTAATATGAATCCCTTGAAAATGGATCTAAGAGCAATTCATGCTCCATATTTGTTattattcaatttatttttcttggcTGAAACGGAAAAATCTCAATCAGGGAAGTACCATATAACCCAATATATCTGGCAAGTCGCCCTATACGTCAACCCAAGATGCATCTAAGGCTTCACCAGAGTAATCATTCAGATATGATTTAGTTAGTGAGAGAAAATGCTCTAGCtcccaacttttttttcttttgcataaTTCAAGATGTCTCTGGTATACCATGACATCAAGCAGAACAGAAAAACGGAATAGGAAAAAGCAGCAAACCGAAACCATTAATATTCATAAGGCTCTGAAAAGATTGGAAAACCTACATAGTAAAGACTTTCTAGTTCGTAAGCTCCATAATGGCAGAGACAATATCACCATCTGCAGCCTTGAGAGCTTTGACAGCTTTTGCTCTGG contains:
- the LOC132050741 gene encoding probable pectinesterase 56; the encoded protein is MFRVSILLENVIFILDEFASQSFNSRPVYNTKLLAIVILLAILCCGGCQQITQPPSAQIAQPPSAQITQPPNAVVAQDGSGNYNTIMAAVLAAPNNSIEKYYIQIKEGTYNEYVQIEEWQMNIVLIGEGMDKTIISGNKSYGGGIGLYDTATMGVNGKGFMAQDITFRNTAGANNQMAAALRATADHCTFYRCQFDGFQDTLYSHVGKQFYRECKILGTIDFICGDAAAVFQNCLIEARLPLPSQYNIITAQQRNAENRTTGFVLQNCTLKLATPDADNVTIYLGRPWDKFSRTVVMQSYIDVLINPRGWIEFEGLPLVHPFYMEYENRGPGANTNERVKWALITSDPKIASNFTVRHFINGNEWIPSTVPHYLDLL
- the LOC132049195 gene encoding uncharacterized protein LOC132049195, producing the protein MIGVDPLLIANIFSFSCRCVLGFPGHDVVASFMLEKPVSFVQDNIWQLADDIFDEISVSNTKVDIISLENTTRLNITEVVFAVDSEVKNRRVSLTALSLVWSVLESVITGQSTLQLTAPLFGDPFSFDVLKFRGGITVSPKQSGFPVQQVQILFNFTLNFSIDEIQDNFHELKSQLKSGLHLSSYENLYMSLTSRRGSTVDPPTIVQCKVLLAVGINPSSSRLKQLAHTIGSNSGNLGLNNTVFGRVKQVSLSSFLPHSQGSNSGSPSPSPAPLSHHHHHHHRHHHRDLNLAPAISPAPKVEKGGSISRQVSPVSAPVLAPAPAPAPVQHKRRGAQPPCHFGRFPRKVNSHHPHMVPARAPVPAPQITPSPHQQVHAPPPTPHEITASSPLPNVVYAHVQPPPKSNSVAEPPDRSTSVSPPSSSSEGIHCSKFWSLLLFLLVLLP
- the LOC132050824 gene encoding phosphatidylinositol 4-kinase gamma 8-like; amino-acid sequence: MRFNKMAVAINPQNHGFKQFVRPPRCKIPSFSQLDYNNILESSQTNLTHPLHHVPFEFPNIHKSYSTPCLSRSEEDIDNNPRIEIIGGHRAPKVHALVVEVAIAMASGIKPELLSSGLGGAYLFRATNGNAIAVAKPADEEPLALNNPKGFAGRMLGQPGMKRSIKIGETGVRESAAYLLDHDGFAGVPPTTLVKISHFTFNINDSQSLSTSTYKIASLQRFMEHDYDAGDLGASGFSVASIHRIGILDIRLLNLDRHAGNILVKHGKESYAVDSAELVPIDHGLCLPESLDDPYFEWLHWPQASIPFSDSEMEYICGLDPFKDADLLRSQFPPIRESSIRVLVVCTILLKQAATSGLCLAQIGEMMTRKCYGGQEEWSALEKMCFSAKVKMESKIKEDNQSIGEEKENNVEVFQFDYEDGDDSNQEVEEADEIIQGSSAITAKPPKIPRFSSVRSMSRLVDPLAFHCEEECDFLNNNSRNDDGAKEDDINDDDSQKAGVLLRSMSFGTKNYKNDGEGISFGEMSSEQWSLFLEVFEKLLSEAFEGKNCMCLSKQRLGSSCEF